gatctctctcttcttctgtcTCTGGAGAGGGACCTGTTGGAGATTACAACGCAAGATGATTGTAGCATCAAAACAAAGCTGAACTAGGTAGTTACACAGCTACCCAAAGACATTCCCTTCAGGAAGTTACAGTTTTCAACTATTCATCCAGGGAAAACCTTTCAAGGGTTATGGTAAGAATAATCGTCTTGTGCCATAAAATACAGATGAAGCTGTTGTTTACAAGTTATTCCTTTGCAGCAGTTTAAGCCTGTTCAGTCAGATGTCAAGTTACACCGCCACAGCATAACTGACATGGTACCAATATGTACTTAAACATCCTTTACCCTAATGCACTATCCcacactacagaaaaaaattgcacaaaCTGCGTCATTACCACCTAACACTTTGCAGTACATGACAGCAGAACGCAGTCACTAGCCAGTCTCTTGCTTATCACCTGTACTTGTGGCTCACAGCATCCAGAGAACAATGTTATCAACATGGAAACTTcataaaaaaacagaagggatGCTGGACAACTGCATAACAAAAACTTACTACTGCCATTCTTAATAGACTTTAATTGATAACCCTGGAATCTCACATAGCTATGTAATCATATTAACTAGGCAAGCAATGGCAGtaccaaaattaatttctcccATATATTGAGTGAATGTCTATCTTGAAATCTATTAATTAATACAATCCAAACATtgatctgtttgtttctttttaaatcccTTGGACAAAGTGGTCCAATACTTAGTAATTGATGCTATGCATACCTGCTGCGGCTACGAGAAAAGCTTCTCCTTCGTGGTGATCTAGAACCgtaaaaagaaatgtgaggCTTTTTATCAATTCTTTTAGCATTAATAGGGTGAGGCATTTCCCAACTTGTCAAACTCACTGTTGGGCCCTGGGAACGTGCCAAGAATAACTGGCATCCATCATCCAGTAAAAGGCATGGAAAGATTAAGCAGTAAAACAAAGCTCAGTGTGAACAGCACATTTCCAACCACGATTTCACTTTAACTAAGAATGCTTCATAGCAGAGTTGTCCAATGCAACACTTCCATTTCAACTAAATACACTGCCCAGAACACCACACCAAAGTCCCACAAGTGGTTCCAAAAAATAGCACAGACCAAATGTTTTGGAACCCATGCAAGCCAAAAAGGTCCATGACAAGACATAAGAGATACCAAgtggaaaaaagtgaaaatgcgCTCAGTGTAAATATTGATAAACGCCATTAAGTGCTACATTAGAACTGCATATTTGTGATTGTCATTTTTAATGCCATAGTGTGTttagactattttttttaaaaagaaacttagCTTGGCCCAGTTCATCCCAAAAAGTAATTGTTTTAAGTTCTGAAAACTGTTAGTAAAACCATTTAAAGGTGATAGGATTTTTTTGGCAAGGAAAAGCTAAGTTTGTTAGAGCTTTATTAAAATTTAGTTTGGCATCTCACATGCAAATATACTGGGTTTTACATTATTCACGGTGTAAGAGTTTCCATATCACCCTTAAAAGTTTTCTCAAGCAACATATGTACGTTACCATTCAATTATGCACAGCCAGCCTTTGATTGAGAAAAGTAATTACTTATAAGCCGCTTACTCCTTATTTTAACCAGCAGTAAACTGTATAAGCAGGAAAAACTTACTAGTTTTTGGTTTCAACAAGCTAGAAATGGTGAGGTGAGGCTGCCGGACTGACTGCCAAGAAGAATTTGCTGAAAAGGTTTTGCCAGATGTTGCGTTGTATTTAGTTGGTTGGCGAAGGGGGTGTTGTggatttttcctgcttttttgttAGCCGAAGGCTGCTGCTGTAGTTGTTGTGAAGACATTTGGTAAATAAACAGCTGAGCTGATTGGCCGGGAATGTGTGGGCGGTCGAGGTGGCTGCTGCCGATTTGGTTAAGGTTGGagagaaggctgagagaaaACAGCATGCTCGGGAACCAAAGGGCGGTGCAACCTGACGACTGGCCATGCCTGGGTCATGTGAAACGACACCAGCCAAGCTGAATGGGGCGCGCTGGTCACATGACGCTGAAAGGGCTAGTTGGCTGGCTAATGCagactcagagggtggtgagaagAGACATGATGGTGACTCTGTAACGggttcatttttattaatagaTGGAccaaaaagcataaaaaaatgaaaaacaagccaTCAGTACAACCATCTATTAGCTAACAAATATTCCtaatgtgttatttttcaaCAGCAAAAGGGTAAGCTTGAAACTCTGACTTGTGAGGACTTCACTCACCTGCAACAGGTAAATTCAGTCCTGTAAAAACCACGTTGCAGACTTAACCACCAGACAAGCTAGTCTGGGTCCAAGAATGCGTCAGTTACCAGAAGTCCTGCTATATTTTAGAGCTGAATTTGCAAACCTCAAGTGACGGAATTGTCACATGATGCTTTAATTTCAAACTGATGCAAAAGTGTAAAGATTCTAGATGTTTAGAGCAACTGTTACTTGATCTATTATTAAACAGCTGCCTACTTATAAAGTATTTAAACTGTGCAAACAAAGTGGAGAAACATCTGCATGAAAATGCTTAGCTGCTGTATGTCATGTTTTGCCATTATGGAATAAAGGAAAGGAACAACCTAAGTTGAAGTatggggaagaaagggaaagtgTGACTAGAAGATGAGCAGATTTTAGAAGGAATGAGGACAAATCCAGGACAGAGGGCGCTGACTATCAACTTGCATAGTGAACCTAAGGACAAAAGCCAACATTCAACACAACTTATGTTCACCTTGATTTTGtgccctccccttttttttttttaaagcattcgGCATCTCCAAATTGTGATCAGATAGATGAAAGTTATCCATccacatgcttttaaaatgcctgCTTCTATGATGCTAAGTGGTAACAATGCCAACAGCTCTATGAGTGTACTTTGACCTAGGGTACCTGCGACGAGGAGGAGGACTTCTTCTGCGATAGTCATCTCGAGGACGTCTGCCCCAGGATGGAGGTGGACCACGGTTCCGACTCCGTTTTTCACCATTGGAGAGCTCAACTCTGACACGACACCCACAGAGGGTTCTGGGAAAAGAGGTTGACATTGGTtacctttccagggacagctctatcttaaaaaaaaacacacctagaaagtcagaggggaaaaaacaaatagaCAACAAGGGTTAAAAGCACTCTGTATATACACATTAGCCAAGTATGCAGGATACAAAGTCTACAAAAGTAGCTACGGCATAAGAGACAGAAAGTCTGTCCAACTCTGAAAGCTCACTGTGCTATTAaggcaggcagagaaggaacTAGGAAGTGTCTGATCAGTTTTGCCTCTTTACTGGACAACAATCTTGAATTTAACTAATGCAGACCACTAAGTACAAGTCACATCTAACTTAAGAGTTCCtttctaaaatgtaaaattaactGTCCCAATGCTATTTCTGCACTATCAAATAAAACTACTCTTGCAGCACTCCACAAATAAATACTGCATAACAGATGCGTCAAGCACTTGGTTGCCAGTTGAAGCTTCCCCATTTTAAACTACCGTAAGCCAcaatttctcttattttcattaGGCAAACCAAACTCACAAGAAGCACATTTTACCTTCCATCTAGTTCCCTTACTGCATCAGCTGCATCTCGTGGATCTTCAAATTCCACAAAGGCAAAACCAGGAGGATTTCTTGCCACCCATACACTGCGCAGTGGTCCATAGTAGCCAAAAGCTCGCTCTAGCTCGGTTTTGTTGCCATTGTTTCCAAGGTTACCCACATAAACCTTGCAGTCCAGCGGACAAGAGTCACGATGcattgctaagaaaaaaaaagaaaaaagaaaaaagctcacATATACTTAACAACCAGGAAGCATTTATTCATCTGCAGGAGAAATAACACAGTGAGTTGCTTTTCCTAAAAGTTTCAACAATGACAATCTGATAGGATAGAAACATTAGCCTCTGTGAACGTGATGGGCAAAGGCATGTTTAAAAGCAAGTAAAGAAGGTAGCCTGCATATCATCATCGTGAGTGAAGCTTACTATTTCGGGGATTTCAGTTTAAGTCTACGGTCACCTACTGcgaaaagaaatgtttctctgaGCCCCCTTCCTCAGCCCCGAGGGCAGGGCCTGCAGGGGGAGCGCTGCGCTGGAGCAGTGCTCCATTGTTCTCCGAGCAGGAGCCGGGGCAAGCTGCATACGCCGGGGCGAGAAGCAGCGCCATTCGCGGCAGAGGCCACGCCGAGAAGCCTCGCCGGACGCCGCTACAGCGTCTCCTCGGCGCCGTGTGTGCGGCGTGGGGAAGCAGCGCTCCGCCGGAGCGGGCGGGACGGCACCACACCACCCCGCGGCGCTTCCCGCCTAGCCACACCGCGCCTCGCCGGCCACAGCCGCGGAGAAAGGGCGGCGAGCGGGCTCTCCGAGGCGATCCGTAGCCTAcccgcctcctccccgcccggccgccctcAGCGCGGCGGTAGCCACCGCCCGCGGCCCAGCTTTACAAAATGGCGGCGGCTCTTTGTTTGCCGCCACCAGGCCCCGCAGCTTCCATCCGCCCCGCCGGAGACGGGACCGCGGGTCCGCTCCCACCCCGCCCTCCGAGGTGAAGGTCCTCACCGATACTAAGAGGGAGGGCGCGCGAAAGGAGCCCGCGCTAAACTCGTAGCCGACTCGACCCTCAACGACACTCCCGCTCCGCTTTTCCTCACTGGACAAAATGGCGGCTGGCAGCCGCCCCGCCCGCCCTTTTATATAGGCAGTCACTTCCACACGGCGCCGCCCAGAGGCAAATCAGAAGGCGCAGTTACGCTGATTGACAGCTCGCCTTGTCCCACCCTCGCCCAGCGCACCTCTTCCCGCTGCCGACCGGGCCCGTACGGCCGCCCGCGGGCTGCTCCTCAGCTCCGGGAGCTCGCAGGCCGGTGGCCGCCCCTCCTGTTGAGGCCTTCCTCTCCTCTCGCCCCCAAATTTCTATTTAGAAACTGACTATCGAGGGAAGACTTATCTTTACCTGAGAAATAAGGAAACGGCAACAGACTCAGGCTATTTTGTTGgctaaaaggaaaaaggtatttttcctgATTGCTCTCTCAGACCCAGGTGGGATTTGCTCAATGTTTAAGTCATGTTTTTTAGCATCTTCCCCTAATCATTAGGGTTTTATGCTTAGAAAAGGTTCAATTCACTAATAGCCCTTTCTCCCCAAGGGAAGAGgctttaaataaatgcattggGCAAACCAGTGTTGAGCCATACTTTTTGGTAAACCTTATTCTGAAGCACAGACTGAAGCACAAAAGAGAGAAGTGACTTACTTGGCACTCAGCAGAAACTTAGAGGATTTGAACCAAGGAATTCTGGTTACAGAGGGTGTCAGTGGTGTTGATGTGCTTTATTGAATTCATGCATGTAGCTAAGACATACCACATGAGTTTTAACAtgagttaaaaaataacttgCTCCACAGGGGCTTTCCTTGGATAACACACCTCTTATTTTGGGCTATCAGATAATACGAGGAACCCAACCGGAACTGTTTCTGCAATAAAGGCAATAAAGGATTTATTCAAGAATAGGTTCACCTCCTGCAAAGTAAACATGGTATTCAGCACTTGTCTTGGACACACTACTTGTTCTATTCAAGGCACCTATTACATGGGCTTTGGCCCACCACGATGCTTTATAAAATCACAAACCGTAAGAAGCATGTCATCCCAACATAATAACTTTGccattttcagtttgcttttggCTTTATAAAGAAATTATGTGACATATCTATGACAAAAGATAGAGGTCAGAACAGAGGCAATCGTattctgccaaaaaaaagaaacctattTCCACAGACAGTTTTAGGATGCTTGAACACAGCTGCACGACATTTTAGTTATTCAAAAGCACAAAGTCAGCATTTTCATTGTTCCCAAAAAAGATTAAATCCACTGAATCCTGAATCCGCTCTGTGTCACTATATTAGTGCACATACACACATCTGTGAAAGCAACATTGTCTTCCATGACTTTCTTCCCTACTCCAAGATCATATGTATATGAAAAATCATGTTGCATTGCAATTCTCTTGGTTTTGCAGTAAGAAGGTACGATTCATGTGCAATAGTTGTAGGATACGTGTTAACTTTTACATTCATCAGATCTTCTataaaaggaaggagagatCATTGACTTTATCAGTCAATATCAGTATTTAATCAGCTCTACGTTAAACAGTCAGGCCAAGACAGGATCCAAAAGAAGGCACCTAACACCTGCACGATTACTGTGAAACAgtcttccattttaaaatgtggcCAGACTAAAATCTAAGACCAGACCAACATGAAGTAAGGTGTTACATCTGAGGTGCTATCATTGTTTCTGAGATTTAAATCTCACATAAGAAAATTAACATATTCTTGCCGTTATGGTTTGGAAGAAACTTCACCAATGTGAGATAAATGGAAGGGATATTTAGGAAGACAAACAGTATTTACAGCAGAATACGTCTATCAGCAGTAGGATCTTACAGCTCCTCCTCATGTGAAGCTAGATaacattaacaaaaatacatatttactgGTTTGGTTGTATCTACAGAAAGGTCTTTTGCTAGAAAATGTCATTACATGTACACAACGAGAACTGGCCTGAGGGGATAAGCCTTCACTTCAGCCATAAAGCCTCACACAGTCATGTCTGAGCTAGCTTGTTGTGAAGTTCCTGTGGAATTCAACCCAttttcatatgctgccaatagATTAATTTTGATAAAGgctattttcttaaaaaaaaaataaaaataagtgacTTACACTGGTCTGGTCTATAGATATATTAAAACCAGCTTGCATATTCTTGGGCATATTCTTgcctcagctgctcttctgtTTACAGGGTAAACGTTCCTGTTCCTTATTCCCTCACTTTTGAAACATAAAATTTTACACATTAATACTCCTGTAAAAGCTTTTAGTTGCGTGTCAGACCTCTGTTAAAGGGAGAGTGAAAAAACAGGCCACAATTTAATTTATACACCATAGACCTAAACTTAGACATACTCATCATCCAGTGCAAAGGCAGAGCATGCCCACTAGACTCAGCAATTGTGAATTAATCGGTGAGAATTGTATTTACTTGATTGACATGTCTCAATTATTTGGAGACTCTTAGGTCAGTCTTCATCCCCGTCTTTCCAGGTGTGAACTTTCTGCCATTGCTGAGATCCCATCTCCTTCTGCATATTTTACATCTGGGGGCAAGATTTTGATTATGACCCCAGAACCTGCCGCGGGGAGCCCTATGACCTTTGCATGTGACAACTGACACACCACTCCCTCCGGGCCAGTACACCATTTGCTGCCACtataaagaaataagaaaccTTGACCAGCTCTTGGCCCGTTTGGTCCATTAAGAAACACCTTCTTGGTCCTACAGGCATTAATGACTGGGCACCCCCTCTAGCATCGGTCCGTTTGGTCTTGAGACAAGATAGCTGATTCTCAGGTAAACTCAGGGCTCCCTCACTTCTCTGGCAGGAGTTAGGGCTGCCCCTAAGCCACAGCCCTTCACTGACATGGGGTCAGCACCTGCCTGCCCAGCTCCTCACCTGGCCCAGCTGAACCAGGACGAGGGCACCAGATGGCGGCATTCCCATCTGTaggggctggcaggggcagATCCCACCATGGGAGGCAGGCCCCTTGGCACCGGGAGATACCCCtcctcttgttttgtttttgctttgtcgAGGTTCCCAGCACTTCTCCAGGTGTGCTGCAACCCTTTTGAGACAGGGCTAAGCTCACAGAGCGCAGCGGGTCTTACAGAAGTGGCACAAGGGACTGGAGGCTTTGCCTCAGCTTCACCTGAATTTGTTGCACGCAGAAAACATTCCATATTGGAGACTTTtttgggagaaggaaaaagaatcagACCCAGGCATGGCTCCAGGGCAGATTTTACAGGACAATATCATTGCCTTCGATATTATGTTCAGATAGAGCTGTGAGTCTCTGGCACTTCTGTAAGTCTGACTTGAAATCAGTAAATGGAAAATTAGATCTGTAAGCCTGACTCACTGCTGCTCAACTCTAATTTTAATCCCCTAGAAGATGGGAGCTCTTTCTGTGATGATGCAGTACGTAGTGGGTTAGGGGCTGAGATTTACAACTGCTCACATAGTCTACCTGCTGACTCTGGAGCCTACCCCCCTGCAAATGCAATTATTTACACCTCTCTGGCTTGCACAAAATTCCCCTTTCCCTCCACCAGAGAAGAAGGGAGGCTTGGATGGAGCCTGCTGTTTCAAGAAACTGGATTTCATCTCCCTTAAATGGTTACCAaggtgatgctgctgctggctccttcCTGCCGGGGGCAAAGGAATGGTGACAGCAGTAGTGATGAGGGTGTGGAAGTGCAAAAATCTCTGTGGCCTCTGGGTTTGCTGTGAGGTGTTATTTCCTCTCATCTCTCAACTAAAGAGGCCAGGAAGGGAGAGCAGCCATTCATTAGCAGCTGTTTcaccagcagctcaggggaacTATATTTACCATCCAAGTGTGGTCAAACAGTTTCCTCTCAACAGGGTGGTGTCTTTCTTTCCACACACCACAGTGAACAGCTCATACGAATTTTAGTCTGGTAGGCTAAGAGCAGTTGAGGGGGACGGTGGCAAACAAGGTGGATTTTTATATGAGAGAAGCACGAAGTCTTCTTTTGCTGGTGAATAATAGAAaatagcaaaaggaaaagatgcaCCAGATTCCTCTGTCCATCTCCCTACAGAGGATCTCTCTTGAGGCAGTACAATTTTGTTTCGTTAAGTTTTAAAATTCCAGGCATGAGGATCCCCCTTGCCCTAACAAAGttatttgcatgttttctttgctttctgttccttccccccattctttcttccccctcagCTGGGCCTCCAggctttctctttcccttttctttcatgcTGAGCAGCAAGCCAtattcccttcctcccccacctGGCTCCCTGGGGAAAGgactggaaagcaaaacaaaagaatcgCTCATGAGGAAACCGTAATTTGCACAGCTCTCCTCACTCAGATGCTCCTACTGAAAAAGGTGACAAAACAGCAGAGTGTGAATGTGAAGCAGGCCTTGAGCCCAGGAAAAGCTAGAAGGTGGGAGCAAAGGCCTGTGAAGCCAGGACTAAAACCTTTGATGGCTCTGAGGGAGGCCCAAAGTAAACAAATTCCAATCAGATGGCTTTGTTGATTGCTTCCCAGGTAAAAATGGACTCTTCTGCACTAGACTTCTCAGGGCTCTTGGAGAGAATTATCTATACCATCTGGATATTTCACCTAGTAATGCTGCTCTTTGTACAATTTCTCCTTGTGAAATTAGCAATGTTTCCATCATAGTCAGAAATGTTAAGTATGTGTGTGGCTGTGGTATAAGCTGTGCAATCAAGACATcctatgttttctttagaaatactGCAAACCATGGAAATTAATCCCTGCAAGCATCTGTTCCCTCTGTGTTGTAAGTGCCAATAAGTCCTTGCACTAGGTGATTCTCAAAGATGTGTCATTACTTCAGTACAGTCTGTCCTCATGTACACCTCTTTGGAAAGTTACTTTAACTCCTTGTAAGACGTTGGGTGCAAAGAAACATCCAGTGGAAGCATGTAGCCACGGCAATGCACTTTGGCCATTATAGAATGCTTCAAGTGCCCATTTACTGATCCCATGTCAGTTTCTCTGATCTACCTGCAGTCGCTTGGATTAATGCAATATTAGTTCTTCTAGTTGAGACGTCAGTAACTGCATTCAATAAAAGCCCATTATGTAATGGAGACTTGAAAAGTTCAGGGATAAATTAGACCAGATGTTTTGGACATGGCTTTGATCAATGCTTATTATTACTCCTTGAAGATGTAACTAAAGCTTTGGCTTCATGGACAGATAATTCAGTGTAACTGCAAGCTACCCTGGAAACTAAGAAGCAGATAAGAAGCAGACCTCTGCTTCAGCAACATTTaacaaatgtcatttttaattgGTGATACACTCTGTATTCTTTAATGAGTGACACTCTAACAATTCAGACTCGTGTAATCGGGAATGGTTATTTGATTGCTGTGAAATAGTGGGGCTCAAAATATGCTGTCATGAGGAATATTATAAAAAGCAAGTTAATGTCCACAGAAGCTGCAAGAAAGTATGAGGTGGCAAGAGCACTGCTAACAGGGCCTGTCTCTGTTAGACAATGCATTTGCATTCACCTGAGACCGAGTTTAACAGGAAGGTAAGGTTGTGCCTGTGTGAAATGAATGGGTAGCTTACAACAACACTAAGCAAATTATCTTTTCTCTTCAGTCTTTCCAGGGATTCTTTCCTCAGAGATGACAAATGCATTCACTTTGAGAAATAGGGGCTGGTCCTCCTAAACAGACTAGTGGTTCAGCCTAATGGCCTGGTCCATCCACATCCTGAGCATCCAAATTCTATTAAAATTATCTGGTTAGAGATTATAAAGTGAGTATCAAAGTTTACATTTCATTAAGTTGCATGGTTTCAAATCATATCAAAATTTGGCTTTTTGCCTGAGCTACtacttgcatttttattgtttaatgAGATGATAAGTCTTCTCCCTATCTCCtcattttctgagttttaaaacaaatgttttactGCACAAACTGttgatttaaatgaaatttgtaCTGAGCATTAAAATCTAGTGGGATGTTATTTACAAATTCCTCAGATATTTTGCTAGTAATTGTCCTGTCATGCTAACTGTATGATGACTTGCATTACAGAATTCATCAGTATTGTTGATTCAGATTCCTCCTGTGCAATATTAGTGTCCTATACATGGGTCCAAGAGGACAGCAAAGGAGGGTCATCTCTTTTGCATACCAGAGATCTTTTTCTTGATCAATAGTGGAACAAGTTTGAATATTGCTTTACCATCACCTTGGGGTACAGTAACACTGTGTTAGAATGAAAAGTTctcaagaaacaaaaccaaccagccaaccaacaacaacaataaaaacaaacaaaatcaggaGAGCCAGGAAAAGTGTAAGATACTTTCCACAAGCTTGTGATCTTTTCCTTAGTCACAGCTGAACATTTTAGAATCCAAGATTTATTATCGTTGGAAACAGGGAGCTGTCTCATTTCACTGACATGAGAGGAAAAGTCTTAGTCACAAAGTGCTGTAGTGATCATTTCTATTGTTTCTGTGGTTTCTGGGCAGGTATAAAAGAAGATGAAAGGCACTTGCTGTAATAGCAACTGCAACATCACAAGAAGACTGGCAAGTAGACACATCTGTGCAGATCAGGACTTCACCACAATCTCTACAAGATCAACAGTAAGTAGATGATGTTACCTTTTTAAGTTGAAGATGCGTTTTAGTTATTACATAGTTTACTGTTCATCACAATGTTTTACC
The sequence above is a segment of the Anser cygnoides isolate HZ-2024a breed goose chromosome 25, Taihu_goose_T2T_genome, whole genome shotgun sequence genome. Coding sequences within it:
- the SRSF3 gene encoding serine/arginine-rich splicing factor 3; translated protein: MHRDSCPLDCKVYVGNLGNNGNKTELERAFGYYGPLRSVWVARNPPGFAFVEFEDPRDAADAVRELDGRTLCGCRVRVELSNGEKRSRNRGPPPSWGRRPRDDYRRRSPPPRRRSPRRRSFSRSRSRSLSRDRRRERSLSRERNHKPSRSFSRSRSRSRSNERK